A window of Chitinophaga sp. MM2321 contains these coding sequences:
- a CDS encoding acyltransferase family protein, which yields MMTLPQHKRINGLDALRAIAMLLGIILHASIAYKMYPNPTWPSDNQFHTLFFDGTYMLLHSFRMQLFYIVAGFFARMLYLKIGETAFIKHRFKRIVLPFTGSLIFILPLSIAPFLYYKYFIADKLPPAEAWAAFRVQFFHWNGMAHLWFLYYLLLFYMAMLLVKRTRLIQYIPSFIKRFSINFGSLGQLLIFTVILGGIQVIFFREAIVEVSTGILPKISHFIYYGFFFVIGYLLHRNNGQLNEIARHTWLYLLTGLLLSVILFVFLIVYKEQASVYTSYVLWIIKLGLAMQTLFLAFGTMGFFLKYLNGENPALKYIADASYWLYLVHLSLVASLQVFFLYTNVPGWSRFWLVLLITGSIAMATYNWFIRHTFIGDILHGPRKRSNKNTLAKG from the coding sequence ATGATGACATTACCTCAGCACAAAAGGATTAACGGATTGGATGCCTTACGGGCTATTGCCATGTTACTAGGTATCATACTACATGCTTCCATAGCATACAAAATGTATCCTAATCCTACCTGGCCATCTGACAACCAGTTTCATACGTTGTTTTTTGATGGTACTTATATGTTGCTGCATTCGTTCCGGATGCAATTATTCTATATAGTAGCCGGCTTTTTTGCCCGAATGCTATATTTGAAAATAGGTGAAACGGCTTTCATAAAACATCGCTTCAAAAGGATTGTCCTTCCTTTTACTGGCAGCCTCATTTTTATCTTACCACTATCAATTGCCCCTTTCCTTTATTACAAATATTTCATCGCTGACAAGTTACCACCTGCAGAAGCCTGGGCAGCTTTCCGTGTACAATTTTTCCATTGGAACGGTATGGCGCATTTATGGTTCCTGTATTACCTACTGCTCTTTTACATGGCAATGCTGCTGGTGAAACGCACAAGACTCATACAATATATCCCTTCTTTTATAAAGAGATTCAGCATCAATTTCGGGTCGCTGGGGCAGCTGCTTATTTTCACAGTAATACTCGGCGGCATACAGGTTATTTTCTTCCGGGAAGCAATTGTGGAAGTATCTACCGGTATCTTGCCAAAGATTTCCCATTTTATCTACTATGGTTTTTTCTTTGTTATTGGATACCTGTTACACCGTAATAACGGACAATTGAATGAAATAGCCCGGCATACCTGGTTATATTTACTTACAGGACTATTACTCAGTGTTATATTATTCGTTTTTTTAATCGTTTACAAAGAGCAGGCTTCAGTTTATACCTCCTATGTTTTATGGATTATAAAACTTGGACTGGCCATGCAAACCCTGTTTTTGGCATTTGGTACCATGGGGTTCTTCCTGAAATATTTAAACGGGGAAAATCCCGCTTTAAAATATATTGCTGATGCATCTTACTGGCTTTATCTGGTACACCTGTCACTGGTTGCCAGTTTACAAGTCTTTTTCCTGTATACCAACGTTCCTGGTTGGTCACGCTTCTGGTTAGTGTTGCTGATCACCGGTAGTATTGCCATGGCAACTTACAATTGGTTTATCAGGCATACTTTCATCGGGGACATTTTACACGGGCCCAGAAAACGTTCCAACAAAAATACCCTGGCGAAAGGCTAG